The following are from one region of the Aspergillus chevalieri M1 DNA, chromosome 1, nearly complete sequence genome:
- a CDS encoding uncharacterized protein (COG:S;~EggNog:ENOG410PHB6;~InterPro:IPR018834,IPR011990;~go_function: GO:0005515 - protein binding [Evidence IEA]): MDNSFSRDSWEHHTISASAIYSNFQNEGTRPRQPEHPDNSSFKKEGNDEEERGLGSHVSEVQNHTVLSAEPAQAHDTKREQLVDEVSRIYAGLKMVENKCIETTKQHTESSNRLPDCQWQALIYLHRILLQEHHDFFLATQHPSASLALKQLPERYAMPARMWHYGIHSFLELLRNQLPDLLECTLTFLYWAYSMMTLFLESVPAFEDTWIECLGDLARYGMAVEDSIARDCENWAGVARYWYHKAADKNPNFGRIQHHFAVLACPDMLQELFYYTKSLVSVDPFPPAGEKIKLLFRRVQNEPKPDNQPTVAVFMTIHGKLFAQRPLSGFKTLMNAYLLCLDKFIGQLGSEFKMHGVFIASCNFAAVFQYGSTDAVLSNEFKESLAQEKTSLTSSKNWTPVENLDTIEAEFCEYKNSQSQKRLVYYGAHVTFKTLSALLDQIGNKNVFPAVHAYLAFIWCMTRNNNSIRHIELVVPWRKLTVFLNAMIWSNIDFRVMERDEIPIVEDRKCFPEDFLFRGQVWSQRYFSADYFEGALAEDDGRSVEVLSLTVARMYRCLWLGVQLAKLDRWIIYDASTSPKFSVTQFTLNLENRARSFDL; encoded by the exons ATGGATAACTCTTTCAGCCGTGATTCTTGGGAACATCACACTATCTCCGCCAGCGCCATTTATTCCAATTTTCAGAACGAAGGCACCCGTCCGAGACAACCAGAACATCCGGATAATTCATCATTCAAGAAGGAGGGaaatgatgaagaggagcgAGGATTGGGCAGCCATGTCAGTGAGGTTCAAAATCATACTGTCCTTTCAGCGGAACCTGCACAAGCTCATGACACCAAGCGAGAACAATTGGTCGATGAGGTTAGCAGGATCTATGCCGGATTAAAGATGGTGGAGAATAAGTGCATTGAAACAACCAAGCAGCACACCGAGTCGTCAAACAGATTGCCGGATTGTCAATGGCAGGCTCTAATTTATTTGCACCGGATACTGCTCCAGGAGCATCATGACTTCTTTCTTGCCACGCAGCACCCGTCTGCGAGCCTGGCTTTGAAACAGTTACCTGAGAGGTACGCCATGCCGGCCCGCATGTGGCACTATGGTATCCATTCATTTCTGGAATTATTGCGCAATCAACTTCCAGACTTGCTGGAATGTACACTTACATTCCTTTACTGGGCGTATTCAATGATGACCCTATTTCTGGAAAGTGTTCCCGCGTTTGAAGATACCTGGATTGAATGTCTTGGTGATTTGGCCCGATACGGCATGGCCGTCGAAGATTCCATTGCTCGAGATTGCGAGAACTGGGCCGGCGTGGCCCGGTACTGGTATCACAAAGCAGCAGATAAGAATCCAAACTTTGGCCGGATCCAACATCACTTTGCTGTTCTTGCCTGCCCAGACATGCTTCAAGAGCTGTTTTACTACACAAAGAGTCTTGTCAGTGTCGACCCGTTCCCTCCTGCTGGAGAGAAAATTAAGTTGTTATTTCGCCGCGTTCAGAACGAACCTAAGCCTGATAATCAACCGACAGTTGCTGTGTTTATGACTATTCATGGAAAACTGTTCGCGCAACGTCCTCTGTCTGGTTTCAAGACGCTCATGAATGCATATCTGCTCTGTCTGGACAAATTCATCGGTCAACTTGGGAGTGAGTTCAAGATGCATGGCGTTTTTATCGCATCGTGCAATTTCGCTGCCGTTTTTCAGTATGGGTCTACTGATGCTGTGCTGTCTAATGAGTTCAAGGAGAGCTTGGCACAAGAAAAGACCAGTCTGACTTCATCAAAGAATTGGACGCCTGTTGAGAACTTGGACACAATTGAGGCTGAGTTTTGCGAGTATAAGAACTCACAATCCCAGAAAAGACTGGTCTACTACGGTGCTCATGTCACCTTCAAGACTTTGTCTGCCTTACTGGATCAGATTGGCAACAAGAATGTCTTTCCAGCAGTGCACGCCTATTTGGCCTTTATCTGGTGCATGACTCGCAATAACAACAGCATAAGACATATCGAACTAGTTGTGCCATGGAGAAAACTCACTGTGTTCCTCAATGCGATGATCTGGAGCAACATAGATTTTCGCGTCATGGAAAGGGATGAGATCCCTATTGTAGAGGACAGGAAGTGTTTCCCAGAAGATTTCCTTTTCCGTGGGCAGGTCTGGAGTCAGCGATACTTCTCTGCTGACTATTTCGAGGGTGCTTTGGCAGAGGATGATGGACGCTCAGTTGAGGTGCTGTCCCTGACCGTTGCGAGAATGTATCGATGTTTATGGTTAGGGGTTCAACTTGCAAAG CTCGACCGTTGGATCATATATGATGCGTCAACTTCCCCCAAATTTTCTGTGACACAATTTACCCTAAACCTCGAAAACCGCGCTCGAAGTTTTGATCTATGA